The Dioscorea cayenensis subsp. rotundata cultivar TDr96_F1 chromosome 19, TDr96_F1_v2_PseudoChromosome.rev07_lg8_w22 25.fasta, whole genome shotgun sequence genome includes a window with the following:
- the LOC120249529 gene encoding LOW QUALITY PROTEIN: peroxisome biogenesis protein 1 (The sequence of the model RefSeq protein was modified relative to this genomic sequence to represent the inferred CDS: deleted 4 bases in 3 codons) gives MEVEVKAVPGTDSCFASLPLSLIYALQSTAAGPLPPVLALELRSRTGDFWNIAWSGSASRSNAIEVDQKLAECISLPDGTKVQVKAVANLPIAGEVFIEPSAEDDWEILELNSEHAEEAILKQVGIVHEGMKFPLWLHGHVVVVFRVTSTSPKQSVVQLVPGTEVVVAPKMRKERVVGFEESHNQELLGEQVMSKALLRLQAENRMHIHWFEFNGVELGVVLTSVAFIHPETASRLSFDNLQLVTIVPRLPANETTKKGKDNAQKRGSYSPNTEENKGLSASSNKRYQQIVVRILCSELVTKDHLMLPQSLRLFLKAKLHSWVYIKKYSTSPKKDMPSMRISPFWFKLSEENNSTGNEALDVGGQSPRADFDANVADWSRHDEILVSIHDAFISNRKENKENASLYHTAQDRTFLIEAWLKGQVMAIGSHVGGMEIHSVVLTKETLFHFKVKNHRKNKSVLSDDLIKRSTSRESVSELLFLLTATLDEASPYALPCTYELTLRVATGDALHSWKPEDGKLEMGEPVFHECVRESSIRRDHMLTVSSLTWMEAAISDVINRLFVLLSPSSRKYQSTFGLPIPGHVLICGPSGSGKTSLATAVAKYFEEHDAILAHIVFVSCSKLALERSQTIQQAITHSVSEALVHAPSVLIFDDLDRIISLSSEAEGAQLNSSVTTLMKLFTDIMDEYAEKTLSSCAYGPIAFIASVQSLGNLPQALSSSGRLDFHVQLSAPKASKCGAILKQEICKHALHCSEGILTEIGSKCDGYDAYDLEILVGRAMSAAASHLRSNSSVDDKHGTITLVKEDFVQAMNGFVPVTMRGLTKSDYEGGRRGWSDVGGLREIRKAIEEMVELPSKFPDIFANAPLRLRSNLLLYGPPGCGKTHIVGAAAAACSLRFISIKGPELLNKYIGASEKAVRNLSYVIYLLKAAAAAFPCLLFFDEFDSIAPKRGHDNTGVTDQYVVNQLLTELDGVEAFMGCLCFAATSRPDLLDAALLRPGRLDRLLYCDFPTWQERLDILTVLSKKLTLASDIDLGMIASMTEGFSGADLQALLSDAQLALVNELVNNKDNKELNMNEEKPVISDEVLRSVTSKARPSVSEAERHRLNGIYSQFLDSKKSATAQSREAKGKRATLA, from the exons ATGGAGGTCGAGGTGAAGGCTGTCCCGGGGACTGATAGTTGCTTCGCATCGCTCCCTCTTTCGCTTATTTATGCACTTCAATCAACGGCTGCCGGGCCTCTACCTCCTGTCCTTGCGCTTGAGCTCCGCTCTCGCACTGGCGATTTCTGGAACATCGCTTGGTCTGGCTCCGCCTCAAGGTCTAATGCTATTGAG GTTGATCAAAAGCTTGCTGAATGTATTTCCCTGCCTGATGGAACTAAAGTACAAGTGAAAGCAGTTGCTAATTTACCAATAGCTGGTGAAGTATTTATAGAGCCCAGTGCAGAGGATGACTGGGAAATTTTGGAACTCAACTCTGAGCATGCTGAGGAGGCTATTCTGAAGCAG GTTGGCATTGTGCACGAGGGAATGAAGTTTCCTCTCTGGTTGCATGGacatgttgttgttgtgtttcgTGTCACTTCAACCTCTCCAAAACAATCAGTAG TGCAACTTGTGCCAGGAACTGAAGTTGTTGTAGCACCAAAGATGCGCAAAGAAAGAGTAGTGGGGTTTGAAGAATCTCATAACCAAGAGTTGTTGGGGGAACAAGTTATGTCAAAAGCATTACTACGTCTACAAGCAGAAAATAGAATGCATATTCATTGGTTTGAATTTAATGGCGTTGAGCTGGGGGTTGTACTCACTTCTGTTGCTTTCATACATCCAGAAACAGCTAGTAGATTATCATTTGATAATCTTCAACTTGTTACAATTGTGCCTAGATTGCCAGCAAATGAGACTACCAAGAAAGGGAAAGATAATGCCCAGAAAAGAGGAAGTTACTCTCCTAATACAGAGGAAAATAAAGGGTTGTCAGCAAGCAGTAACAAGAGATATCAGCAAATTGTTGTTCGCATTTTGTGTTCAGAGTTGGTTACAAAAGATCATCTCATGCTTCCTCAGTCTCTTCGTCTTTTTCTGAAGGCAAAACTTCATTCTT GGGTTTATATAAAGAAGTACAGTACCAGCCCCAAAAAGGATATGCCTTCCATGAGAATTTCACCTTTTTGGTTTAAGTTATCTGAGGAGAATAATTCTACTGGAAACGAGGCATTGGATGTGGGCGGCCAATCTCCAAGGGCAGATTTTGATGCTAATGTAGCAGATTGGTCACGTCATGATGAAATCCTTGTGTCTATTCATGATGCATTCATTagcaatagaaaagaaaataaagaaaatgcttCGCTTTATCATACAGCGCAGGACAGGACATTTCTTATTGAGGCCTGGCTTAAAGGACAAGTCATGGCCATTGGTTCTCATGTTGGTGGAATGGAGATTCATTCAGTTGTTTTGACAAAGGAAACTCTATTTCACTTCAAAGTGAAGAACCACCGAAAAAACAAGAGTGTCTTATCTGATGATCTAATTAAAAGAAGCACTAGTAGAGAATCGGTCTCAGAACTGCTGTTTTTGTTGACAGCTACTCTTGATGAGGCTTCTCCATATGCTCTACCATGCACTTATGAGCTGACCTTGAGAGTTGCAACAGGTGATGCATTGCACAGCTGGAAACCAGAAGATGGTAAATTGGAGATGGGTGAACctgtttttcatgaatgtgtcaGGGAAAGTAGCATACGCAGAGATCATATGTTAACTGTGTCTTCTCTGACGTGGATGGAGGCTGCTATTTCTGATGTTATCAACA GGTTGTTTGTGTTGTTATCTCCTTCTTCAAGGAAATACCAGAGCACTTTTGGGCTTCCCATCCCAGGACACGTGCTTATTTGTGGCCCATCA GGTTCTGGCAAAACTTCCTTAGCCACAGCTGTTGCCAAGTATTTTGAAGAACATGATGCCATTTTAGCGCACAT AGTTTTTGTAAGTTGTTCAAAACTTGCTCTTGAAAGGAGTCAGACAATTCAGCAAGCCATTACACATTCTGTTTCTGAAGCTTTGGTTCATGCACCTTCTGTCctcatttttgatgatttggaTCGTATAATATCACTTTCTTCTGAAGCTGAGGGAGCTCAATTAAATAGTTCGGTCACTACTCTCATGAAGCTTTTTACTGATATTATGGATGAATACGCG GAAAAGACTCTAAGTTCTTGTGCATATGGACCAATTGCGTTTATTGCTTCTGTTCAATCTCTTGGCAATCTGCCTCAGGCTTTAAGCTCTTCAG GTAGGCTCGACTTCCATGTTCAACTATCTGCTCCTAAGGCCTCAAAGTGTGGAGCTATACTAAAGCAGGAAATCTGCAAACATGCTTTGCACTGTTCTGAGGGTATACTTACAGAAATTGGCTCCAAGTGTGATGGATATGATGCTTATGACTTG GAAATTTTGGTTGGTAGAGCTATGTCTGCTGCTGCCAGTCATTTAAGGTCAAATTCTTCTGTCGATGATAAGCATGGAACGATTACTTTAGTGAAGGAAGATTTTGTACAAGCAATGAATGGCTTTGTTCCAGTTACCATGCGTGGTCTAACAAAATCTGATTATGAAGGTGGACGAAGAGGTTGGTCAGATGTTGGAGGGCTTAGAGAAATTCGAAAGGCTATTGAAGAG ATGGTTGAATTGCCTTCAAAGTTTCCTGACATCTTTGCTAATGCACCCTTAAGGTTAAGATCCAACTTGCTCTTGTATGGACCTCCAGGATGTGGAAAAACGCACATTGttggtgctgctgctgctgcgtGTTCTTTAAGATTTATTTCCATCAAAGGACCTGAGCTTCTGAACAAATATATAGGTGCCTCTGAGAAAGCTGTAAGAAACCTGA GTTACGTGATTTATTTGCTAAAAGCGGCTGCTGCAGCTTTT CCTTGCCTTCTTTTCTTTGATGAGTTTGATTCTATTGCACCTAAAAGAGGACACGACAATACT GGGGTAACTGATCAGTATGTTGTTAACCAG TTACTGACTGAGTTAGACGGTGTGGAAGCTTTT ATGGGGTGTTTGTGTTTTGCTGCAACTAG TCGGCCAGATCTACTTGACGCGGCACTCTTACGGCCTGGAAGGCTTGATCGGCTTCTTTATTGTGATTTTCCAACATGGCAAGAACGATTAGATATTCTCACAGTTCTGTCAAAAAAG CTTACGTTGGCAAGCGATATCGACCTAGGCATGATAGCTTCTATGACTGAAGGATTCAGTGGTGCTGACCTTCAGGCTCTTTTGTCAGATGCGCAGCTTGCATTAGTTAATGAGCTTGTGaataataaagataataaagaGCTTAATATGAATGAAGAGAAGCCGGTTATTAGTGATGAAGTTCTGAGGTCAGTTACTTCAAAAGCAAGGCCATCAGTATCAGAAGCTGAGAGGCACAGACTTAATGGGATATATAGTCAATTCTTGGATTCAAAGAAATCTGCTACCGCACAG TCTAGGGAAGCAAAGGGGAAAAGGGCGACACTTGCATAA
- the LOC120250371 gene encoding 4-hydroxyphenylpyruvate dioxygenase encodes MGTEPAPVHDNKSSSSAEEFKLVGFTRFVRVNPRSDRFPVIGFHHVEFWCADVASAAGRFSFSLGAPLSAFSGLSTANPFHTSHLIRSHDLRFLFTSPLPNPNPNPNPPPIPSFNRDLCLRFSADHGLAVRAIAIRVASASSAFDIAVHHGARPSFPPTDLGHGFSLAELELYGDVVLRLISHPDDHPLFLPGFENVATPPAFDYGIRRLDHAVGNVPELVPAVAYVAGFTGFHEFAEFTAEDVGTAESGLNSMVLADNEERVLIPMNEPVKGTVRRSQIQTYLDYNGGPGVQHLALSSDDVLKTLREMRAHTAFGGFDFMPPPPPTYYRNLVKRAGDVLTAEQIKECEDLGVLVDRDDQGVLLQIFTKPVGDRPTIFLEIIQRIGCMTKDAKGKEYQKGGCGGFGKGNFSELFKSIEEYEKSLEAKIPGTAAAAAAAAAAF; translated from the exons ATGGGAACCGAACCGGCACCGGTCCACGATAACAAATCCTCATCCTCCGCGGAGGAGTTTAAACTCGTCGGCTTCACTCGCTTCGTCCGCGTCAACCCCCGCTCCGATCGTTTCCCCGTCATCGGCTTCCACCACGTCGAGTTCTGGTGCGCCGACGTCGCCAGCGCTGCCGGCCGCTTCTCCTTCTCTCTCGGCGCTCCACTCTCCGCCTTTTCCGGTCTCTCCACCGCCAACCCCTTCCACACCTCCCATCTCATCCGCTCCCACGACCTCCGCTTCCTCTTCACCTCCCCTctcccaaaccctaatcctaatcctaatcctCCTCCAATCCCCTCCTTCAACCGCGACCTCTGCCTCCGCTTCTCCGCCGACCACGGTCTCGCAGTCCGTGCCATCGCCATCCGCGTCGCCTCCGCCTCCTCCGCCTTCGACATCGCCGTCCACCACGGCGCCCGTCCTTCCTTTCCCCCCACCGACCTCGGTCACGGCTTCTCCCTTGCCGAACTCGAGCTCTACGGCGACGTCGTCCTCCGCCTCATCAGCCACCCCGACGACCACCCCCTCTTCCTCCCTGGCTTCGAAAACGTGGCCACACCCCCAGCATTCGATTACGGGATCCGAAGGCTAGACCATGCCGTGGGGAACGTCCCGGAGCTGGTCCCCGCCGTGGCCTACGTTGCCGGGTTCACCGGGTTCCACGAGTTCGCTGAGTTCACGGCGGAGGACGTGGGAACGGCGGAGAGCGGGTTGAACTCGATGGTGCTGGCTGACAACGAAGAGCGAGTGCTGATCCCGATGAACGAGCCAGTGAAAGGGACGGTGAGGAGGAGCCAAATCCAGACCTACTTGGATTACAATGGTGGGCCTGGAGTGCAGCATCTCGCTCTATCAAGTGATGACGTGTTGAAGACGCTGCGGGAGATGCGAGCTCACACGGCCTTCGGTGGCTTCGACTTCatgccgccgccgccgccgacGTATTACCGGAATCTTGTGAAGAGAGCGGGGGATGTGCTGACGGCGGAGCAGATTAAGGAGTGTGAGGACTTGGGTGTGCTTGTTGACCGTGATGACCAAGGTGTACTTCTTCAGATCTTCACCAAACCCGTTGGAGACCG ACCAACAATATTTCTGGAGATAATCCAGAGAATTGGGTGTATGACAAAGGATGCAAAAGGGAAGGAATACCAGAAAGGTGGGTGTGGTGGGTTTGGTAAAGGGAACTTCTCTGAGCTTTTCAAGTCTATTGAAGAGTATGAAAAATCACTTGAAGCCAAAATACCAGggactgctgctgctgctgctgctgctgctgctgcttttTAA